From Apium graveolens cultivar Ventura chromosome 9, ASM990537v1, whole genome shotgun sequence, the proteins below share one genomic window:
- the LOC141683691 gene encoding uncharacterized protein LOC141683691, with protein sequence MASSSRVILESVWRNKEVVGSLNVGTLTGQFLELVDELNKRYVDAVCVGAKTKEANDFKLWYLGVVTNRNGVVIMLGTYLRNNVVEVNRFGDRVMMIKLVLDVVVVNLVSAYAPHAGDDFNGHIGKFSDGYVGTHRGLGYGMRNEGRCILLEFALAHDFVIVNSCFKKRDPHLITFKSGGCSTQIDYFLTRKSNKNFKDYKVFPNEKCATQHHLLVMDIYMRRKIMVGVPEATPRILWKNLKGERVRIFKERIGLEQRSFEEADVNQLWYQVASLIRGIAKDVLGSTSGKIHDQKEAWWWNADVQERVKDKQAHFKELMCCNEQEEFDTKKTIYKEAKRLDKKAVRE encoded by the exons ATGGCATCTTCGAGTAGAGTCATTTTGGAGAGTGTATGGAGGAATAAGGAGGTTGTTGGTTCTTTGAATGTAGGCACTCTTACTGGACAATTTTTAGAACTTGTAGATGAGTTAAATAAGAGATATGTTGATGCAGTGTGTGTGGGTGCTAAGACCAAGGAAGCCAATGATTTTAAATTATGGTATTTAGGTGTTGTAACCAATAGGAATGGTGTCGTTATTATGTTAGGTACATATCTGAGGAATAATGTGGTTGAGGTGAATCGATTTGGTGATAGGGTGATGATGATTAAACTAGTTCTGGATGTTGTGGTTGTTAATTTAGTTAGTGCCTATGCCCCACATGCTG GGGATGATTTTAATGGTCATATTGGAAAATTTTCTGATGGTTATGTTGGCACACATAGGGGGCTTGGATATGGTATGAGGAATGAAGGTAGGTGTATTCTTCTGGAATTTGCATTAGCTCATGACTTTGTGATAGTTAATTCTTGTTTCAAGAAGCGAGATCCGCATTTAATTACTTTTAAGAGTGGAGGGTGTAGCACACAAATAGATTATTTTCTTACGAGAAAAAGTAACAAAAATTTCAAAGATTATAAAGTGTTTCCGAATGAGAAGTGTGCTACACAACATCATTTGTTGGTAATGGATATTTATATGAGGAGAAAGATAATGGTAGGTGTTCCGGAGGCGACACCGCGTATTTTATGGAAAAATCTGAAGGGTGAAAGAGTACGCATTTTCAAGGAAAGAATTGGTTTAGAACAAAGAAGTTTTGAAGAAGCTGATGTTAACCAATTATGGTATCAAGTGGCTTCTTTAATTAGGGGTATCGCTAAAGATGTGTTAGGAAGCACCTCGGGGAAAATCCATGATCAAAAGGAGGCTTGGTGGTGGAATGCGGATGTACAAGAGCGAGTAAAAGATAAACAAGCACACTTTAAGGAGCTTATGTGCTGCAATGAACAAGAGGAATTTGATACAAAGAAAACTATTTATAAGGAAGCAAAACGTCTAGACAAAAAGGCTGTTAGGGAGTAG